A genomic segment from Hemitrygon akajei chromosome 27, sHemAka1.3, whole genome shotgun sequence encodes:
- the cfap276 gene encoding cilia- and flagella-associated protein 276, whose product MPDTREPFPFPKYENDDDFRGRQKENQSFQYQKPTHLAQQEDPWNRLHATATVSSASKGIYLCNPKAPKDSLDIHLSAIYDHSNEFLKHKNEVLLQKSTCDPQSGCWLSSNELEPEEVFHRKIMKDRVQQDICGCVPEHTGTGATYLQARSPPRLWISPKKSSIYSIDGAITSQHIAATNGGYSRKIDGGFFAI is encoded by the exons ATGCCAGATACGAGGGAACCATTCCCTTTCCCAAAATATGAAAACGACGATGATTTTAGAGGCCGGCAAAAAGAAAATCAG AGTTTTCAGTATCAAAAGCCAACCCATTTAGCACAACAGGAGGACCCGTGGAACCGTCTACATGCAACAGCAACTGTGTCAAGTGCCAGCAAAGGAATTTACCTCTGTAATCCCAAG GCACCAAAAGACAGTCTGGATATTCATCTTAGTGCTATTTATGACCATTCAAATGAGTTTCTGAAGCATAAAAATGAGGTGCTTCTTCAAAAGTCAACTTGTGATCCTCAGAG TGGCTGTTGGTTGAGTTCCAATGAACTAGAACCTGAAGAAGTGTTTCATCGGAAAATAATGAAGGACAGAGTGCAGCAAGATATTTGTGGTTGTGTGCCTGAACACACAGGAACTGGTGCTACTTACCTGCAAGCAAGATCACCCCCAAGGCTTTGGATTTCACCAAAGAAATCATCCATTTATAGCATTGATGGAGCAATAA CAAGTCAACACATTGCTGCCACCAATGGAGGATATTCCAGGAAAATAGACGGTGGCTTCTTTGCAATCTGA